A section of the Quatrionicoccus australiensis genome encodes:
- a CDS encoding PaaI family thioesterase, whose amino-acid sequence MQAFQDYYPENLAHCYGCGRNNADGHRIKTFWEGDETVTHFQPRPEHTAIPGFVYGGLLASLIDCHGTGTAAAAMYRAENRSMDSLPAFRFVTGSLQVSYLKPTPLGPELEIRGRVKEIKGRKVVVEATVYAEGVATARGEIVAVQMPDTFVAA is encoded by the coding sequence ATGCAGGCCTTTCAGGACTATTACCCGGAGAATCTCGCGCACTGCTACGGCTGCGGCCGCAACAACGCGGACGGCCACCGGATCAAGACTTTCTGGGAGGGCGACGAAACGGTCACGCATTTCCAGCCGCGCCCGGAACACACGGCCATCCCCGGTTTCGTCTATGGCGGCCTGCTTGCCTCGCTGATCGATTGCCACGGCACCGGCACCGCCGCGGCGGCGATGTACCGGGCGGAAAACCGCAGCATGGACAGCCTGCCGGCCTTTCGTTTCGTTACCGGTTCGCTGCAGGTCAGTTACCTGAAGCCGACGCCGCTCGGCCCGGAGCTGGAAATCCGCGGTCGGGTCAAGGAAATCAAGGGGCGCAAGGTGGTGGTCGAGGCGACGGTGTATGCCGAGGGCGTCGCGACGGCGCGCGGCGAGATCGTCGCGGTGCAGATGCCGGATACCTTCGTCGCCGCCTGA